TGCAGGCACGTTAATAGCCCCATGATCTGCAGTTAAAAACACCGTGTAATTTCCTTTACCAACTTCGGCATCTAATCCTTTAAAGAAACGCTCCAAATCTTTATCTAAACGTAAATACGTATCTTCAATTTCTTTAGAATTAACTCCAAAATTATGACCAACATAATCAGTACTAGAAAAACTAACCGTTAAAACATCGGTAAATTCATCTTTACCTAAATCTTCACCAATTAAAGCTGCTAAAGCAAAATCGGCAACTAAACTGTTACCATAAGCCGTTGCTTTTAAAATATCGTAACCACCATTTTTTCCTTTTAAGGCATCTAAATCGTAAGGAAATGTTGCTGTAGCTTGTCCTTTAAAACCACCTTCAAAATCGTTTAAATCACTACCACTTTCTAAATATGTCTCAATATTATATAATGTATTCCAAGGTTTAAGATATGATTTTACAATACCAGATTTATTAAATTTACTTACCCATTTAGGTAATTCCTCCATATAAAAAGAACTCGAAATAAAGTTTCCTTCATTTTTTCCTTGAAACCAATATGCTGCATTTGCAGTGTGCCCTGCCGGTAAAATAGCTCCACGGTCTTTTACTGAAATTCCTATAGTTTTACCACGCATTTGTGTGAATAACCTATTCTCATCTGCAAATGTTGTAGTTTTCATGCGTTGTGTAGACATTTTACCTGCATCTGTTTTTGTTCCTATGGAAGAAACAGCATCGTCTTGTGCACAATACACCATGGTTTTTAATTCTTTATCGTACCAATTATTAGCGATAATACCGTGATATTTAGGACTTGTACCCGTAAAAATAGATGCGTGCCCTGGCCCAGTATATGTTGGAATATAATTAAAGTGATTATTCTTACAATTAAAGCCCTCACTCATCATACGCTTAAAGCCGCCTTCTCCGTAACGGTCTGCAAATCTTGTTAAATAATCGTAGCGCATTTGATCTACAACAATACCAACCACCAATTTCGGGTTAGTTTCATCAGAATTATTTTGTGCTTTAGAAGATAAACTCAACACAAAAACTACAACTAAAAAGAAAATATTTTTATTCATTATAATAAGTTTAAGTGTCAAAAATACATATTTTAAAAACATGATAATTTAAAATAATCGTTAAATCCCACTAACTTTTTTTACTTTAGCAGTTCAAATTTATATATGACGTACCTACATAATATAGGAGCTTATTTTTTAATGATTGTTGAGATGTTTCGCAAGCCAACTAAATGGAGTGTTATGAAGCAATTAATATTAAAAGATATAGACGATTTAATCATTGGATCTTTAGGCATTGTTGCCTTTATTGCTTTTTTTGTGGGTGGTGTAGTTACCATACAAACCGCACTAAATATTGACAATCCATTAATTCCAAAATACCTTGTTGGTTTTGCTACCAGACAATCTATTATATTAGAATTCGCACCCACTTTTATTTCTATTGTAATGGCCGGTAAAGTAGGTTCTTTCATTACATCGAGCATTGGTACCATGCGTGTTACCGAACAAATTGATGCTCTAGAAGTTATGGGTATTAACTCATTAAACTATTTAGTTTTCCCTAAGTTTATTGCTTTAATGTTATATCCATTTGTAATTTCTATTGCTATGTTTTTAGGAATTCTTGGTGGTATGGCAGCTTGTGTTTACGGTGGTTTTAGCTCATTAGACGATTATATTGTTGGTATACAAATGGATTTTATTCCGTTTCATATTATTTACGCATTTATAAAAACTTTCGCTTTTGCTTTCATACTAGCTACAATTCCATCTTTTCATGGTTATTATATGAAAGGTGGAGCATTGGAAGTTGGTAAAGCAAGTACAACAGCATTTGTATGGACTAGTGTTGTTATTATTCTTTTAAATTATTTACTAACCCAAATGTTGTTAAGCGCATGATAGAAGTTAAAGATTTACAGAAATCATTTGGAGAAGCACATATTTTAAAAGGGATTACAACCACTTTTGAAAAAGGAAAAACGAACTTAATTATTGGGCAAAGTGGCTCTGGTAAAACCGTTTTTCTAAAATGTTTATTAGGCTTATTTGATTACGAAGAAGGCAGCATTGCTTACGATGGCCAGATATTTTCTAAACTTACAGAAGATGAGAAACGAAACATGCGCGCCAAAATAGGCATGGTTTTTCAAGGAAGTGCCTTATTTGATTCTATGACTATTGCCGAAAACGTGATGTTCCCACTACAAATGTTTACCAAACAAAGTAAAAGCGAAATGCAAGACCGTGTGGACTTTGTTTTAAATAGAGTAAATCTACCAGATGCACATAACAAAATGCCAAGTCAAGCTTCGGGAGGTATGCAAAAACGTGTTGCTATTGCTCGCGCTATTGTAAACAAACCTAAATATTTGTTTTGTGATGAACCAAACTCGGGTTTAGACCCAAAAACAGCTATTGTAATTGATAACTTAATTAAAGAAATTACTGAAGAATATCAAATTACAACGGTAATTAATTCTCACGATATGAATTCGGTTATGGAAATAGGTGAAAAAATTGTGTTCTTAAAAGATGGACTAAAAGCTTGGGAAGGCTCTAAGGAAACCATTTTTAGAACAGATAATGAAGTGGTTACCGATTTTGTATACTCATCCAACTTGTTCAAAAAAGTACGTAAAATGTACTTGGAAGAAAATAGCTAAAATCAGTAACCCTTTATTTTTATTTTAGAGTTGTTATTCTATCGAATTAATTTCGTTTTAGAATAATACGCTTGGCTTTAAGCTCTTCTTTTAACCAATCGGTAAGTTGCTTTTCTTTTATAACAATCAAACTATCATTTAAAGATTCGTTCCATGTTACGGTGGCGACCTGCAATGTATCGGTATTTATAAAATCTTTAGATTCTAATGTTTTAGCATAACTAAAATACGTTAAATCGTTAAATCTAACTTTAGCATCACGCGATAAATTGGTAAAAGAAATTACACTGCTTCCTCCATTTACAAGAAGAAGTTCTTCTCGTAAAACTTCAATTTCATTTCTTAAGCCAGAAATAATATGATCTTTTTCATCTAAATCTCTAATAGCTCTATCATAAGCATCAGAAATTTTATCAAAACTTCTATTTTTATTACCGAAAATCTCTAATTTAAAATCACTTATTTTATCGTAACCTTTAATTTCATTTAATAAATCGGACTCTGTAGCTTCAGATATTTCACCATTAAAATAAAGTGTTATTTTTTTCTCATCTGAATTTAATGTTCCGTTTTGAAACCAAAGTTCCTGATTCAGTTTAATTTCATTTGAAATAAAATTATTATAGTCATTTTCGAAACCACTGCTTTTTAAAACTCTCAAGAAAGTAATTGTTGGATAAATCATAACAACCACCGCAACCAACCCTGCAAAACGTGCTGTACGCCTTCTTTTAGCAGAATTAGCATACTTAAGCATTGGAAACCTAAGAAGCTTAAGCACTATAAATGTTGCTAAAGCAATAAAAATAGTATTAATGGTAAACAAGTTCATGGCACCTAAAAAGTAAGTCCAATTCCCATGTGCTAAACCATAACCCGCAGTACATAAAGGCGGCATTAATGCTGTAGCAATAGCCACACCAAAAATAACAGAAGCTATAGTTCCTCTTTTAGTACGTGCAATTATTAATGCCAAACCACCAAAAAAGGCAATAAGTACATCTCGAATATCAGGCTTTACACGCCCTAATAATTCTGAGGTTTCTTGATTTCCTAAAGGAAAAAATTTAAAGAATAAAAAAGCCGTTAATAAACTTAACACAAGCATGGTTGCTAAGTTTATTAACGATTTTCTAAGAGTATCAATATCATTTATAGCGATAGACATGCCAATACCTAATATTGGCCCCATAAGCGGAGAAATTAACATGGCACCAATTACAACAGCTGTTGAATCGGCATTAAGTCCAATGGAAGCGACAAAAATAGAACAAATTAAAATCCACGCTGTAGCTCCTTTAAAAGGAATATCTGCTTTTATGGCCTCAATAGTAGCATCGCGATCGGTATCATCCCTAAAATCTAATAATTCTTTAAAAAACACATAAATGCTTTTAAACAATCCTTCGGCGTCTTTCTTAACTGCCTTTTTAGATTCCTCTACATTTTGATTTTTCTTTGCCTGAACCTCTTCTTCAGAAAAATTGAATTTATTTTCTTCCATTTATATATTAATTAGCAAAACCGCTTAAAATTTAGTTGCTATATTTATCATTAAAACGCTTTAAAACAAGCTTTATATCTTGCTCTTTACTCTTAGGGTAAATAAGCAAAGCTTCATCATTATCAACAATAATATAGTCGTTTAAACCATCTACAATAACTTGTTTTCCAAGTTTTGTTCTTATCATATTACCTTCAGCATTCTCAACTAAACTTTTAGCATTTAAAATAGCATTATTATTACTATCCTTATCTAGTTTATCGTAAAGACTTCCCCAAGTACCTAAATCGTTCCAATCGAACTCTGCTCCTATCACAAAAACATTTTTAGATTTTTCCATTATGGCATAATCCACAGATATGTTTTCGGCTTTAGAGTAATTTTCTTTTATAAAATCATCTTCACCATCGGTGTTATAAACCGAGACTCCAGACTCAAACAATTGATATAATTCCGGTTGATTATTTTTAAAAGCATCTACAACGCTTTTTGCACTCCACATAAAAATACCTGCATTCCATAGAAAATTACCTTGACTTATAAAGGCTTTAGCCGTTTCATAATCTGGTTTTTCTCTAAATTGGCTAACTGGCTTAATAACATTTTCAGAGGTTTTATCGAACTCAATATACCCAAAACCTGTGTTTGGGAATGTAGGCTGAATACCAAGCGTCATTAAAGCATCATTTTCTGAGCAATAATTAAAAGCTTCTTCTACATTTTTAGAAAAAGTTTGCTCATCTTCAATCCAGTGATCACTTGGTGCAACAATCATTAAAGCATCTGGATTTTCTTTCTGAATTTTTAAAGATGCATATAAGATACAAGGTGCTGTATTTCTCATTGCTGGCTCTAAAACTACTTGTTTTTGTGTTACTTCTGGAAGCTGCTCTAAAACCAAATCGTTATAACGCTCATTGGTAAGTATGTATATATTTTCCTTTGGAATTAATCTCGATAGACGCTGAAATGTTTTTTGAATAAGCGTATCGCCCGTTCCTAGCATGTCGTGAAATTGTTTTGGAAAATCACTTGTACTTACTGGCCAAAATCTCGATCCTACTCCACCTGCCATCAATATGGCATAATAATTATTCTTCATTTCTTAATTTGTTTTTCTAGAAAATCGTAAAATATTCTAGCTTATTATTATTTTGTTTTACTTCTATTTTCAAAAATTAAATAAGTTTAACCTCCGCATTTGGATTAAACAAATATAACCTTCCTGTTTTAATTTCCACACACTCAAATCGTTTTACCCTTTTTTGTCCCATTTTAAAAACGCGACCATTGTATAATTGAAACGATTGTCCCAAAGGTATTTCAAAAACATAAGTTTTATCGTTTGGTTCGTTAAATTGCTTTAGAGCCAAGGCTAACACCGTATCGGTATCACTAGATGCTTTTGGGTTTTTAAAATGCCTGGCTAAAAGAGGCAATAAACTATCCGGAAAAACATCGGGATTTAAAAATGGTAACATTAAATTTTTAAACGTATATTTCCATTCTTTACCATGTGGTTTAATAAATTTTCCGAAACTTTTGTACGTCTCGAAATGGGCTATTTCATGAATAAGCGTTATTAAAAACTGGTATACATTTAAATTAGAGTTTATAGTGATTTGATGCTTACCATGCGGCAATTGTCTATAATCACCGTGGCGCGTTTTACGCTCGTTTTTTATTTTCACCACCAAATGATCATGCTCTAAAAGTTTTAAAACTCGATTAACAGCATGTTCTGGAATATAACTTTTTAGTAGGTTTTGCATTACGACAAAAATAATAATAGTTAAAACAACACACTTATATTTACAAGAAAAAAAAATAAAACTTAACGATCGAATATCAAACAGTCTAAAAATTTATGTATATTTTTTTTAAGGTTTCGTAAATATTAAGCCTATTTTATTTTTTTGTAAATTGTGGTAATAGCTCATCAAAAATAGATAACTTTTATTTTTTTTATTATTTAAGTCGCAAATAAATCATATTAAAAAAACAATAACAGTTAAAAAACTATATTTATTTTAACAAATATCAATAAAGCATAAATTTTATTTAGTTAAAGTCATAAAACACTAAATATTTTACAACAAACACTTATATTTGAGCATAACACTTTGTAGCTTATGAAAGACAACAACCTATTCTCTAATTACGAGAAACTTGCTAGTACTTGGGATGAAATGTATAATGACAATGCAGAATTTAGATCGCAGTATGATGGTTTTATTAAATATTTAGAAAACACATCAACAGAAAAGCTTTCTAAAAAAGAAGACCTTGCAAAACAATTATTTATGAGTCAAGGGGTTACATTTACGGTCTACAATGATAATGAAGGTATCGAGAAAATATTCCCCTTCGATATTGTACCTAGAGTTATAA
The window above is part of the Algibacter sp. L3A6 genome. Proteins encoded here:
- the pafA gene encoding alkaline phosphatase PafA, which gives rise to MNKNIFFLVVVFVLSLSSKAQNNSDETNPKLVVGIVVDQMRYDYLTRFADRYGEGGFKRMMSEGFNCKNNHFNYIPTYTGPGHASIFTGTSPKYHGIIANNWYDKELKTMVYCAQDDAVSSIGTKTDAGKMSTQRMKTTTFADENRLFTQMRGKTIGISVKDRGAILPAGHTANAAYWFQGKNEGNFISSSFYMEELPKWVSKFNKSGIVKSYLKPWNTLYNIETYLESGSDLNDFEGGFKGQATATFPYDLDALKGKNGGYDILKATAYGNSLVADFALAALIGEDLGKDEFTDVLTVSFSSTDYVGHNFGVNSKEIEDTYLRLDKDLERFFKGLDAEVGKGNYTVFLTADHGAINVPAYMRSKKIPAGYLNNKAMRTELEAFMKTTFKADDLIENISNNQIFLNREKIKTLGLDLEDVQDAIVNEIINYTNVYKAYTATTMGKASFTIGIEKLLQNGYNQKRSGDVLVIQDPAYISYGKTGSTHGSGLNYDTHVPLLFFGKGIKHGKTVKRTEITDIAPTISALLDINAPNFKLGEPLEFILE
- a CDS encoding MlaE family ABC transporter permease yields the protein MTYLHNIGAYFLMIVEMFRKPTKWSVMKQLILKDIDDLIIGSLGIVAFIAFFVGGVVTIQTALNIDNPLIPKYLVGFATRQSIILEFAPTFISIVMAGKVGSFITSSIGTMRVTEQIDALEVMGINSLNYLVFPKFIALMLYPFVISIAMFLGILGGMAACVYGGFSSLDDYIVGIQMDFIPFHIIYAFIKTFAFAFILATIPSFHGYYMKGGALEVGKASTTAFVWTSVVIILLNYLLTQMLLSA
- a CDS encoding ABC transporter ATP-binding protein; the protein is MIEVKDLQKSFGEAHILKGITTTFEKGKTNLIIGQSGSGKTVFLKCLLGLFDYEEGSIAYDGQIFSKLTEDEKRNMRAKIGMVFQGSALFDSMTIAENVMFPLQMFTKQSKSEMQDRVDFVLNRVNLPDAHNKMPSQASGGMQKRVAIARAIVNKPKYLFCDEPNSGLDPKTAIVIDNLIKEITEEYQITTVINSHDMNSVMEIGEKIVFLKDGLKAWEGSKETIFRTDNEVVTDFVYSSNLFKKVRKMYLEENS
- a CDS encoding DUF389 domain-containing protein, coding for MEENKFNFSEEEVQAKKNQNVEESKKAVKKDAEGLFKSIYVFFKELLDFRDDTDRDATIEAIKADIPFKGATAWILICSIFVASIGLNADSTAVVIGAMLISPLMGPILGIGMSIAINDIDTLRKSLINLATMLVLSLLTAFLFFKFFPLGNQETSELLGRVKPDIRDVLIAFFGGLALIIARTKRGTIASVIFGVAIATALMPPLCTAGYGLAHGNWTYFLGAMNLFTINTIFIALATFIVLKLLRFPMLKYANSAKRRRTARFAGLVAVVVMIYPTITFLRVLKSSGFENDYNNFISNEIKLNQELWFQNGTLNSDEKKITLYFNGEISEATESDLLNEIKGYDKISDFKLEIFGNKNRSFDKISDAYDRAIRDLDEKDHIISGLRNEIEVLREELLLVNGGSSVISFTNLSRDAKVRFNDLTYFSYAKTLESKDFINTDTLQVATVTWNESLNDSLIVIKEKQLTDWLKEELKAKRIILKRN
- a CDS encoding mannose-1-phosphate guanylyltransferase, yielding MKNNYYAILMAGGVGSRFWPVSTSDFPKQFHDMLGTGDTLIQKTFQRLSRLIPKENIYILTNERYNDLVLEQLPEVTQKQVVLEPAMRNTAPCILYASLKIQKENPDALMIVAPSDHWIEDEQTFSKNVEEAFNYCSENDALMTLGIQPTFPNTGFGYIEFDKTSENVIKPVSQFREKPDYETAKAFISQGNFLWNAGIFMWSAKSVVDAFKNNQPELYQLFESGVSVYNTDGEDDFIKENYSKAENISVDYAIMEKSKNVFVIGAEFDWNDLGTWGSLYDKLDKDSNNNAILNAKSLVENAEGNMIRTKLGKQVIVDGLNDYIIVDNDEALLIYPKSKEQDIKLVLKRFNDKYSN
- a CDS encoding SprT-like domain-containing protein codes for the protein MQNLLKSYIPEHAVNRVLKLLEHDHLVVKIKNERKTRHGDYRQLPHGKHQITINSNLNVYQFLITLIHEIAHFETYKSFGKFIKPHGKEWKYTFKNLMLPFLNPDVFPDSLLPLLARHFKNPKASSDTDTVLALALKQFNEPNDKTYVFEIPLGQSFQLYNGRVFKMGQKRVKRFECVEIKTGRLYLFNPNAEVKLI